One Oreochromis niloticus isolate F11D_XX unplaced genomic scaffold, O_niloticus_UMD_NMBU tig00001888_pilon, whole genome shotgun sequence genomic window, GACCTACGCCAGACCCTCGCCTACGTCCACGATATAACAGTGGAAACGTCGAGTCTGTGGCAGCGAGCCCAGGATGTGCACGGTCTCATCAAAGACACAAAAAGTCAAAGCCTGCAGTATATGGACAAAGTGGACCGAGCTATGCGGTCTCACTGCGAACAGCTGACAGCCGATTACCAGCAGTCCTTCACACGTCTGAACGTTATGGCTTCTCTATCTGTTGCATTTTCAATTCTGACATGTCCGTTGTTGATTCTCATTTGCACAAAAATGCGCTCCTCGGACGAACTTACCACCACGAGACGCAGGGATATCGCGGAATACCCACTGCTGTAAAGCGCACACTTCTGCGGGTGCAGGACTATTGCTTCACACGCAGCACTCTATATATTAGCCTGGCATACCGTTGGACGCATCACAATCTCACGACCAGCGAGGGTTACCATGGCAAGCATTGTGCTGAACACACTGACGGTTGTGCTGTTGCTCGACCTCACGCTGTGTCGAGGCTCACCCTTGGAATCGCATAGACCTTCGGACAACATAACAGCTAACACCCTCGGGTCCGTCACTTCTGGAAACGAGGAGCTCACGCCGACAGCGGTTACACCCCGGCCTGCTAGTGCTGGCGACGAGGAGCTCGCGCCGACAGTGGTTACACCCCGGCCTGCGAGTGCTGGAGACGAGGAGCTCGCGCCGACAGCGGTTACACCCCGCCCTGCTAGTGCTGGCGACGAGGAGCTCGCGACCATCGATTACGGACACCCAACTCAGGCGAGAGACAATGCTACATGGGTACAGCTGGCATGTCCTACCGACAACGCGGACCATTTCACGACTACGGCTTGGTACACATGCTCAAACAACGATGAGCTTCATGGGATCTATCGCATTGACAACGGCGGAGACCTGGTTACATACTCCAATGCGTCACATCTTGCGCCAGCGGGGATGTACAATATCACATATAGCACTGTTCTCAGCATAACTGAGCGTGACATGTGCTCACAGGACCGGGTCTATGTGTGTCGACGGTGGGCGAAGGTCGGCCGGCAGAACCAATGTTGGTTCTTTAGAATAAAGAACTGTACTGTGGACATGTCACCAACCTCCCAATATCCGTGCCAGTGCACGCCGCCGAGGTCTACCGTAACAACGACGTCTAGCAAGTCGCCTTCTTTCACAGCTTGTGGTCTGGCGTGGCTAATGTGCATTACCACCTTAATTATCAACATGTAACGCGACGCACACTCTGTCTCTGTTGCATTGTACACCACTGGAAACATTTTTGTTGTGGACAACCCATGGTTTCATCCCACGGCCCAGGCCCAGAACAGCCAAACTCACATTAACAGGCACCATCTACCAAGTCGCCTTCTTCCGCGGCTGGTACGGTGTGTTATCGTCACCGATATTAACTACTAACATGTAACGCATACTGTACACTCGACATCATTGCCCATTGCACGCCGCTAGAACACATCGACTGTGGACACGCCATGTCGTCAAGAAAAACAACCACCCCTCGACCCAGGACGGCCAAAGGTGCATCAGCCGACAAGGCACCGGTCGCTATGCCTTCACCGACAACTGCAAGCCAGGCGAAAGGACCCACGCGAGGCAGAGCTGGACGTCTTCCAGCTCCCCTCATCCCCGAAAGGCTTGTGTATGTCTACGACCAGGCGCTTATGAAGGAGCACTACAAGAAGCTGTTGCAGATCTCCAAGGCGCACCGTATGAAGTTCGAACCTGTCACGGATGAGCGTGGTTACCAAACCGCCAATTTAGTAACCCTCATATGCAGGTTACGCGAGAAGCGCCACGGCGCGGACGAATGCGAAGACGCCGTGAAAGCCTGTCTGCCTATACGGGAACATCATGTAGCGCTCCTGACGCACACCATGTTCGTGACCATGGTCGGAAGTATAGTGGCCAGAGCCTTGGAGCAAGCAAGTGTCGGTGTCACTGACAGTCCCTGGTCGGATCTGCTGGCCGACAGATACTACGTGAGAGACCTACTGATTCACGACTCCAGTAAGACGAGCGACATAGAATCCGCCGCCTACTCGGGCATCATGGCGTACTTCATGGAGGCGGAGGCAGGTTGTGACCAGCATGCTCACGTCGACGAAAGAACGGTTCTCACCAAAATGGCGAACCAGGGATTCCATCACCACTACACCCACAATCCTCATCACCCAGAGCACAAAGGCGGCGCGGAAATGACAGAGTCGGCCGTCATAGAGGCCGTTGTGGACGGGTTGGCCTGTATCCTGGAAAGGGGAAAGGAAGAGGATCTCAACACTGCTGTAGACTGGCTCGGTAGGTACAAGACCATCCGCTTTCCTTGTGAGAACAACCGCACGTTCGCAGGGTGCGTGCTCAACGCTCTCAAACAGTACATCACTGATACCGACTTCAAGCTGTTGATGGACTTTCGACGCGCCGTCCACGCTCTAACAGGCACGTGTGTAGCCTGGGCGCCTATTACCATGGATAGGGCTATACCATCGTGCTGCCCAGACATGAAATCCCTCACAAGAGGCCTTCGTAAGCTTGCACTGTGATCCGGTGAACAGCAAACGATAAAGGCCATGTGATTGTAACCATGTGGTGGTGTCCCACACGATTTGAGAGTTTTACGCGATCGTGTTGCTGCGTGTAACCCATgatattattttgttttctttcattgtgCCCATCAAAGCTGTATGTTCAttttttgatttgttgtttttttttcttctattatgCCTTCAAGGCTGTATTATCATTTGAGATGTGAAGGTTTTACGCGATCTTGTTGTTGCGTGTAACCCATGATATTGTTTTGCTGTCTTCTATCATGCCGTCAAGGCTATATTATTATTAGAGATGTAAAGGGTTTACGAAATTTTGTTGTGTGTAACCCATGATATTGTTTTGATATCGTTCACGATGTGCCGGTTGTGCGTAACTTTGTTGCTTTACTCTTGCCACTACATGCTACATGTTTCCAGTTGTATACTTTGTTGTGCAGTGAATAAAAATTTGTCGTCATTACTTCATATATTTTCATTGTGTGTTAATCTACACTAGATTAGATCTACACGTGCATAGCAGCGCGCTACCTAATAGCCATGACCAAGACGTTAGACATTGCACCCGTCAACGCAAAAACATTACAGCTGACTGGAATAGAGCTGCTTCTGGATATGACACTGCTGGACCGTGTGTCCGTCGCCCGCGGTCCAGGAACAAGCCTtctttgtgcttttgtgtgttgtttATTATGAGTATGTGTGCAAAGAAGACGACGTACACCAATGTAATGTGAcaatgttttttgtctttatttcatGTCTCAAACAAAAATTATATACGAGTGCTATGAAACCTGATGATTCGCCTGCGTCTATTTCTTTCGACACAAAGCGTACACATGCAGTACGCACCATACACAAACAGTAGGACGGACACCATCATCACAAGTATCATAGACCATGTACACCACATATCCCGGTGATGAGTACACATTGTGCTGTTATTCAGCATGGTGTGCGCGGCTGGATTGTTAGATGAGCTTGTGTCCGTACAGCCAAAGGAGAGTGTTCCCAGCCGCCGCTTGTTTAGCCTCTCCTTTAGAGTCTGCCGTGCCTATGGCGATGAAACACAAAGTCAACGAATTACTACACTATTACAGCGATTTGTGTTATGGATATGACATGCAACCTCGCGCCTCCACACCGTATTGCTCACCGTGTAGTTCTGTATAAACGCGATCAGTCGTGGCGTCTACTGCACAGTCATCGTCACACGCGTGGATGTCCAGGGGTATAGTAAGTTGACATTGGCATGCATACCGACGAGGACCCTCTGTAAAGCAAAAGTTATACTTGGGCAATGGCCACTTGTTCTGCTGGCAGATTTCCTGTTGAAAGAGGCAATGTGTTATATACGCACAGCATATTTACAATTGtaacggtgtgtgtgtgtgtgtgtgtaaatacacaAGTGGCCTGACACACCTGCAGTTGTCCAATGTGATTCTCAGACTGTTGAGGGTGGTGCTCCTGTGACCGAGGTGTCTCTGTGCAGTCGTCGGGGTCGGGTTGACTTTCTTCACACTCCGATGCTTCTCGGTCAGTCCCTTTTGGTTTATTATCGAGTACGTAAGGTTTGGATTTGGTGGCCTTGGAAGCCGTTTGCCGGTCAATCTTGTCCTGTAGTAAGGCATAGAGCGCTTTAGCTGCTGTGTGTTTGGCCACTTTCTTTTTCGAACCACGGCCCGTGGCCTTGAGATCTGCAACGTTCTCCACGTGTACGTCGACAACGTGGACCAGTCTATGTTTCACACCGGTCACGCTTTCGCTATACACAAGTTTAAGACGCATGCGAGCTGCACGCGTTTGTAATGTAGAAATCCAGTCTACATCCATGCTTCACAACGGCCGTAGTTAAGTGTGTAGCACTGAGAAATTGCAAACACTACAAGGAGCACGAGGCCTAGTTGAGCGGTTGCGGTCTGGGAGTGACACACTAACTTGGTGACTTTTACTCTGCGCCCAGCAACAAAGCTGCTGTGAGCAAAACAAGAAGTGCTGTGGGTCGGCGGCGAAGGTGCTGTGGGTCGGCGGCGAGGTGCTGGGCGGCGGCGAAGGTGCTGTGGTCGGCGGCGAAGTGCTGTGAGTCGGACAGGAAGTGTGCTGGGTCGACGGAGAAAGTGCTGTGGGTCGGCGGCGAAGGTGCTGTGAGTCGGACAAGAAATGCTGTGGGTCGGACAAGAGGTACTCTGAGTCGGACAGGAAGTGTTCTGGGTCGGCGGCGAAGGTGCTGTGAGTCGGACAGGAATGCGTTGGGGAGGAATCTACTGTGGGTTGAACACATATTGCCCTAAGTCTAGGGCATGTACACTCTGACTTGGGAGAGATTTGGTCTGAGTCAAAGGGGTTTCACCTCACTGTGTGCAGTGTTTTGTTGTGAGTCAGAGACATTTCGCAGGAGTTTGAAGCTAAGGAGGGAGCTTATCCCAAGCAGCAATTGATAACGTCTCGGTTGGAGCGAGAGCGTAAAACCGGGGGCATTGCTTTCCCTTGTACATCAGAGCGCGCAGCAAACACACCTGCGAACCCAACACAAGTCTGGTAGCCGGCGAGCAATCACACACAGGACGAATATGCAGTTCGTGGTGACCGACAAGCCTGCCTGGTACTCAGATGAACAAAAGGACAGCCGGGCGTTCACGTGCGCGGACACCGTTGGTTTATTCGACCAGGTAGCCGAAGCCATGACAGTGAAAGAGTCGATGTTATCTGAGAAATGCAAAGCGTTTCAACACAAGACGACACGGAAAATCGTCAGAGACATGGTGATCGAAGACATCGGCCGTTTCAAACAAAACCCTTCCAAGTCGCTTTTGACTGCGTTGATGGATATCATGGACTTGCGAGCCGATGGCTTGGAATGTATGTCGACCGAAGACAGGGCCGGTATGAAACAGCTAATGTTGGCTTTGAAAAACTACACTCTCTTTTACATACCCACAACAGCGCTGAAGTCCGCCGCAGAAGACCGCGTTGTCATCCCGGTCGTCACAATGTGGTCCCACATGGACAAGGAGTTAGAGCTACGGTTCTGCGACAAACCCAGATCGATGTTGGGCACGTACACGGTGAATTTGATGAGCGGCAGCGCTGCTTATTTCATGCAGCAAGTCCTAATCGTTCCGGGTGTCCAAAGCTTAAACCTGTTGAAGGCTATAACAGGCGATAAATATGAGTTCTGGGACATGTCTCTAGAAGTCCCCACTCATCCGGATGCTCTCACTCCATCGTTCAAGCAGATACAACCGATGCAGTTGTTGCGCGGCGGCGAGGACAAGGACCGAACGCCCGCTACGCAGACGTGTGGGGCCAGCGGAGACGGCGGTGCCGATGTGGAACCCATGTGTTGTGTACTGGACGCAGAATCGGCCGATCTGCAAGCCAGTAGACGACAGGGAAGCGTGGACTGTTTCTCGGACGAGGACGTGATATGCGATCTGTCGAGATTCACGTGCCACGCCGGCGTGGCAAAAACGGTGTACTCCAGACGCACGGGACGCATGTGTGGCCGAAAGCGAGGTAACATGACAGCGGTGGTTTCGTTGCGGGACCAGCAAAAGGACAAGCGAACCCTATACATATCTACCACCGCACGCTTTTGCAGAGCCTTGAAATGCTCCTGTGTAAAAGGTAGCGGAGAGCTGCTGCAGTGTTGCTACACACTGCTAAACGAGCTCAGTGGCAGAGAGACTTTCCTGACCGGACCCGAGTTGCATCAGGAGATAACCAACCCAGCGCTTACCGCGTTCCTAAAACGGGTGAGCCCTCCCGCCAGCAACTGGTGCAACTACACCCCAAAACACGTGGCCTGCGCGATCGAAGATCCGATAATGTCCGAGATAGTGGATCTGGGCATCAAGCTCATGGACGACAGGGTACCCAATGCGTTTGCGGTTGCAGAGCTGTTACTCTGTAATACGCAAAAGGCCAATCAGTACGTTCGAGCCTACGAGTGCTACAACGAAGACGGCGCGTATCGCGCCCAGATTCATAGGAACAACATCGCTTTACTGCAGAAACAGTTCAAGGACGACTGGAGCGCTCTGGCCAGCATCGACAGGCGGATTAGAGCATCGAACAGCGGTGTCATCAACAAAGCGCAAAGGCATGCGACGAGAGACCTGTTCAGGAACTTGGGCACCCACAACATAAACGACACCTTTAGGCAGTGGCAACAGCTGATAAAAGACACTCCGGCTGCAAAAGACAGTGCGAGAGCCAGGGACTATAGCAACATGAAAGTGCTCTTCCACAACCTGAGGGTGTACCACAACAAAATGAACAAGCTGAAGAAGAGCACAAAGACTGCCGATGGTAACGACGACGACAATGACAGCAACACGCCGCCGGACCATGGTTACTCCAACCGTGGTTACTCCAAAGCGGCGAATGTCTCAGTCAGGTCTGCCTCGCCTAGGTCAGAAAAAGCACCAGTATCACCATCCCAAAAACCCTGGTGCTTTTCTATGATAGTGCCCGACAACCCCCCTTTAGGCACGTGGGTCAAAAACATAGGGACTCTGTTACAAAGCGCACCTTGGTTATACGCAGATAACACAAGACGAGAAGCTGTGTGTAGCCTTCTCGGCTTGGAGAAAACGCTGCTGCACGAGAAATACAGTTCGGTGTTGGAACAATGGGTGTCTAGCAATCCCATCGTGGTAGAACAGCTGAAGGCCCATGGTTTACAAGATAAACTGAGTTTGGCTCTGATCGACCGCTTGGGCTGCATGTCAACCAAAAGCTGGATAAGAAAAATCAAACGAGCTTTTGCACGTACACCCGCAACAAAGACCACAATTTCATCGGACGGTGAGAATGACGGAAAGACCACGCTGGACCTTGATAAGCGCAAGAAAATCAGATCCAACAAAACGTCCCGCTCCAACGCAGCCAGAGACCTGCTTTACCAGGAAGCAATGAGCTGCGAGGATGACACCGACGACGCTGAGGAATCTGGCCAGGACGAAGAAGGGGAGTACGACTGCACAGCGGCCCAAGGCGAAGAGTTGCTGGCCACGGAGGAGTATGACAACAATGAATTGTCGGGCAGATACGACGATGAAAAGCATCTAGATGAATACGACTTGGAGGACAACTTCATTGACGATAGGAGCGAGGACGATTACAGCATCGTAGAGAGCGACTCTGACGCTTGTGAGCCTGTAAAACGCACGGCCTTCGGCCGAATTGACCGTCGCCGTCACATTGACTACTCTGACACTGAGTCGGACCACAACATCCCCGAACACTCTGGTGCGCACAAAGGCGTGATATTTTCCTCTGACTCCGAAGAGGAACCCG contains:
- the LOC112844877 gene encoding RISC-loading complex subunit TARBP2-like, with translation MDVDWISTLQTRAARMRLKLVYSESVTGVKHRLVHVVDVHVENVADLKATGRGSKKKVAKHTAAKALYALLQDKIDRQTASKATKSKPYVLDNKPKGTDREASECEESQPDPDDCTETPRSQEHHPQQSENHIGQLQEICQQNKWPLPKYNFCFTEGPRRYACQCQLTIPLDIHACDDDCAVDATTDRVYTELHGTADSKGEAKQAAAGNTLLWLYGHKLI